A genome region from Neptunomonas japonica JAMM 1380 includes the following:
- a CDS encoding putative bifunctional diguanylate cyclase/phosphodiesterase, with amino-acid sequence MRIKGYLATVILACLAGGFLIELLLSHQFRLAHEASEKHMQSVLWNKDVESLAIDISQYLITADLVLGSGQTYLVRGGVSKGRFIVKSLENLGAQDSPIPLTTELSETASTISSMSHYLEEAAVLPNENRNEQLSYLLAESDRVSELLVERLRRLRSLSEAAVNTNFKLQANERSNVTLIQYLSWGGFSLMVLLLWYWANRQISSPLRQLTQMARDAEAGEVFVGVTSGPKEVVELSNNTRRLTNSLSYQASHDALTDLNNRREFSRMLAHYSDTVDDSVTHVLCFVDLDHFKVVNDTCGHAAGDELLAQVARLIQVCVRTTDVVARLGGDEFAILLTSCGVPNGSVICNDIRKAIADVRYQWDGEVYRISASIGLTLIDSHTSSIEDILNAADTACKVAKDSGRNRVHTFDVGDATLADKRHEMLWINQINNALDKKRIVLHRQSIIGLQPQNSADKHYEILLRLKASDGQLIYPNQFLPLVERYHLGPRLDREVVNATFDWLATHPQELAALNTCAINLSGQSIACQDSLSFIITKLKQAGLPAEKICFEITETAAITDLENARQFIASLKALGCQFALDDFGSGLSSFAYLKTLDVDIIKIDGMFVKDMMTDAVNLATVRSINDVARALGKQTIAEFVESQDIAGELESIGVDFAQGYYFDQPSLLVDLAP; translated from the coding sequence ATGAGAATAAAAGGTTATCTTGCAACCGTTATTCTTGCCTGCTTAGCCGGTGGCTTTCTTATCGAGCTGCTTTTGTCGCATCAATTTCGTTTAGCGCATGAAGCATCTGAAAAACATATGCAAAGTGTGCTTTGGAATAAAGATGTCGAATCACTCGCGATTGATATATCGCAATACCTGATTACAGCTGATTTGGTGCTGGGCTCTGGGCAAACTTACCTAGTGAGAGGTGGGGTGAGTAAGGGCCGTTTTATTGTAAAAAGCCTTGAAAACTTAGGCGCCCAAGATTCTCCAATACCTTTAACTACTGAATTGTCTGAAACGGCATCTACCATCTCAAGCATGAGCCACTATTTAGAAGAAGCTGCGGTCCTTCCTAACGAGAACCGTAATGAGCAACTATCCTACCTATTAGCTGAATCAGACCGCGTTAGTGAATTGTTAGTTGAACGCTTAAGGCGTTTACGCAGCCTTTCTGAAGCCGCGGTTAATACTAATTTTAAACTTCAGGCGAATGAGAGAAGCAATGTTACGCTGATTCAGTACCTAAGCTGGGGCGGATTCTCTTTAATGGTACTATTACTCTGGTATTGGGCTAACCGACAAATATCTAGTCCTTTACGACAACTGACCCAGATGGCAAGAGATGCTGAGGCAGGAGAAGTGTTTGTCGGCGTGACGAGTGGGCCCAAGGAAGTCGTTGAGCTGAGCAACAATACCCGCAGGTTAACCAATTCACTTTCCTATCAAGCTAGCCATGATGCATTGACTGACTTAAACAATCGACGCGAGTTTAGCCGAATGTTGGCTCATTACTCCGATACGGTTGATGACTCAGTAACGCATGTTTTGTGTTTTGTAGATTTAGACCACTTTAAAGTTGTCAATGACACATGTGGGCATGCTGCTGGGGATGAGTTATTAGCGCAAGTAGCCCGTTTGATTCAAGTGTGTGTGAGAACAACCGATGTGGTCGCACGTTTAGGGGGGGATGAATTCGCTATATTGTTGACCTCTTGTGGTGTCCCTAATGGAAGTGTCATTTGTAATGATATCCGTAAAGCCATTGCAGATGTACGTTACCAATGGGACGGCGAAGTTTACCGTATAAGTGCGAGTATTGGCCTGACCTTAATTGATTCTCATACATCGTCGATAGAAGACATTCTTAATGCTGCAGATACGGCTTGTAAAGTGGCGAAAGACTCTGGTCGTAATCGTGTACACACCTTCGATGTTGGAGATGCAACCTTGGCGGATAAGCGCCATGAAATGCTGTGGATCAATCAAATAAATAACGCATTAGATAAGAAGCGTATTGTGTTGCATCGACAGTCAATTATTGGTTTGCAACCGCAAAACAGTGCTGATAAGCATTATGAAATACTCTTGCGGTTAAAAGCCTCAGATGGGCAGCTTATTTATCCAAATCAATTCTTGCCTCTGGTTGAACGTTATCACTTGGGGCCCCGTTTGGATCGTGAAGTAGTGAATGCAACATTTGATTGGTTGGCTACTCATCCTCAAGAATTAGCTGCACTCAATACCTGTGCTATTAACTTGTCTGGGCAATCTATTGCTTGTCAGGATTCTCTGAGTTTTATTATTACTAAGCTTAAGCAGGCAGGATTGCCTGCTGAGAAAATTTGCTTTGAAATTACCGAAACTGCAGCGATTACAGACCTTGAAAATGCTCGTCAATTTATAGCAAGCCTTAAAGCTCTGGGTTGCCAGTTTGCGTTAGACGATTTTGGGAGTGGCTTGTCATCATTTGCTTATTTGAAAACATTAGATGTCGATATCATTAAGATTGATGGTATGTTCGTTAAAGATATGATGACAGATGCTGTTAATTTAGCCACGGTAAGATCGATCAACGATGTGGCGAGAGCGCTAGGTAAACAAACCATTGCAGAGTTTGTTGAAAGCCAAGACATTGCGGGTGAGTTAGAATCGATAGGGGTCGACTTTGCGCAAGGGTACTACTTTGATCAGCCCTCGTTGCTGGTGGACTTGGCTCCATGA
- a CDS encoding methyl-accepting chemotaxis protein → MKSFNNSNINTKLLLSFLLIGIVPFAILAMVSIYKASDSLSKQSYQQLDAVRSIKAHQIENFMATSRRDAISLASLLSTLLNTGTLQLVITDQNAAGKNLFSTYLENHDYDDLLLIEPTGLISYTAAKKSDYQTNLMTGPYRESHLGDLFRSIVKTGHYSEVDFALYGASSGAPERFIGAPVYDAQGILTLVVVLEIPIDPINDIMGIREGMGKSGESYLIGSDFLMRSDSFIDPKNHSVAASFANPSKGSITTAAAKAAIAGRTGSQLIIDYNGNPVLSSYSPINVGGKRWGLLVEIDEAEAFSAVSTLKLWILLIGFLGILVIIFAALRISQKITKPISGLAHTIRQVEESGDFSARLQVSSEDEIGQASKAVNQLLQGTQNALADTKLVMRKIAAGDFTVRVTRTLKGDLNDLKQAINDSAEQTQTSISALKQLMENLSTGNFNTEIKTELPGNYQQIVDITQCAMFDIGNAIREVNDIMEAMAKGEFDLRIESDLPGQLHILKENINDSLDAVKTATSEALLVAELQSQGNLVARIDGHYKGQFNELKQAINHGQHSISKLVNEVRISARDVSSATQEISLGNNDLSERTQEQAISIEKTSIRIEQISTTIQANANNAAQANIVVNQAKEITAHGAQVMTGAINAMSAIQASSKHIAEITALIDSIAFQTNLLALNAAVEAARAGEQGRGFAVVANEVRDLSQKSAKAARDIKELIKDTTQKIKEGTEQVQLSSDALEDITNSIEEVTLLTLQISEASQEQAQGIIPINRAIMSIDDITQQNAALVEEISAAASAMHDQADGLNTLMQRFISEQPPTQKIDKTTSHT, encoded by the coding sequence TTGAAATCGTTTAACAACTCGAACATAAACACAAAGCTACTCCTCAGCTTTTTATTAATTGGTATAGTGCCGTTCGCAATACTCGCTATGGTCTCCATTTATAAGGCAAGTGACTCTCTATCAAAGCAAAGTTACCAACAGCTTGATGCTGTTCGTAGTATCAAAGCTCATCAAATAGAAAATTTCATGGCAACCAGCCGCCGAGATGCTATAAGCCTTGCCTCACTACTTAGTACTCTTCTGAATACAGGTACGCTTCAACTGGTAATAACAGATCAAAATGCTGCGGGCAAAAATTTATTTTCTACCTATTTAGAAAATCATGACTACGACGACCTACTTTTAATTGAGCCTACTGGGCTGATCTCTTATACAGCTGCAAAAAAATCAGACTACCAAACCAATTTAATGACGGGGCCGTATCGTGAATCACATTTAGGGGACCTTTTTCGAAGCATAGTGAAAACCGGACATTACTCAGAAGTAGATTTCGCACTTTACGGAGCAAGCTCTGGAGCTCCTGAGAGATTTATTGGAGCTCCAGTTTATGACGCTCAAGGAATACTCACTTTAGTCGTGGTACTAGAGATACCCATCGATCCTATTAACGATATTATGGGAATACGCGAAGGCATGGGGAAAAGCGGTGAATCATACCTTATCGGGTCTGACTTCCTAATGCGTTCTGACTCTTTTATCGATCCAAAAAATCACTCAGTTGCAGCATCTTTTGCCAACCCTTCAAAAGGAAGCATAACAACAGCTGCTGCGAAAGCCGCCATCGCCGGAAGAACAGGCAGCCAGTTAATAATTGATTACAACGGCAACCCTGTTCTCTCTTCTTACTCTCCAATTAATGTTGGGGGTAAACGCTGGGGACTATTAGTCGAGATTGATGAAGCCGAAGCATTTTCCGCAGTATCCACCTTAAAGCTTTGGATACTTCTTATTGGTTTCTTAGGGATTTTAGTCATCATTTTTGCTGCTCTGCGAATTTCACAGAAGATAACAAAACCTATCTCTGGGTTAGCACACACCATACGTCAAGTTGAAGAAAGCGGTGACTTTTCTGCACGTTTACAAGTATCAAGTGAAGATGAGATTGGACAAGCAAGTAAAGCGGTCAATCAATTACTCCAAGGTACTCAGAATGCATTAGCAGACACTAAATTGGTGATGAGAAAAATAGCAGCTGGCGATTTCACTGTACGCGTCACTCGTACCTTAAAGGGTGACCTTAACGACTTGAAGCAAGCAATCAACGACAGCGCAGAACAAACCCAAACAAGTATTTCTGCACTTAAACAGCTCATGGAAAACTTATCAACAGGAAACTTTAATACTGAGATAAAAACAGAGCTTCCCGGAAACTACCAGCAAATTGTTGATATTACCCAATGTGCCATGTTCGATATAGGCAACGCCATTAGGGAAGTTAACGATATCATGGAAGCAATGGCAAAAGGTGAATTTGACCTACGTATCGAGAGCGACTTACCAGGACAATTACATATTCTCAAAGAGAATATCAATGATTCATTAGATGCCGTCAAAACAGCGACATCTGAGGCATTACTTGTTGCAGAACTCCAGTCACAAGGAAACTTAGTAGCGCGTATTGATGGGCATTACAAAGGACAATTTAACGAACTAAAACAGGCCATTAATCATGGCCAGCACTCAATATCAAAATTAGTCAATGAAGTCCGCATTTCTGCTCGGGATGTTTCCAGCGCCACTCAAGAAATATCTTTGGGCAATAACGACTTATCAGAACGCACTCAAGAACAAGCCATTTCAATAGAAAAAACCAGTATTCGAATAGAACAGATCAGCACAACCATTCAGGCCAATGCAAACAATGCAGCACAAGCAAACATCGTAGTAAACCAAGCCAAAGAGATCACTGCGCATGGTGCTCAAGTTATGACAGGCGCCATCAACGCGATGTCTGCCATCCAAGCATCCAGTAAACATATTGCAGAAATCACTGCCTTAATTGATAGCATTGCGTTTCAAACTAATCTATTAGCTCTAAATGCTGCAGTAGAAGCGGCACGTGCTGGGGAACAAGGACGAGGATTTGCTGTAGTTGCTAATGAGGTACGCGATTTATCTCAAAAATCAGCTAAAGCTGCACGTGACATTAAAGAACTAATTAAAGATACAACACAGAAGATTAAAGAAGGTACAGAGCAGGTTCAATTATCCTCAGATGCGCTTGAAGACATTACGAACAGTATAGAGGAAGTCACATTACTGACTCTGCAAATCAGCGAAGCTAGCCAAGAACAAGCCCAAGGCATTATCCCAATCAATCGCGCCATCATGTCAATCGATGATATTACTCAACAAAACGCAGCCTTAGTCGAAGAGATTTCTGCCGCCGCAAGCGCCATGCATGATCAGGCTGACGGACTAAATACGTTGATGCAACGCTTTATCAGCGAGCAACCACCCACACAAAAAATAGATAAAACGACGTCACATACGTGA
- a CDS encoding LysR family transcriptional regulator: protein MNISRVSAADLNLLPVFHVLLEERSVTRAAGRLNLTQSAISRNLARLRELFNDPLFTRTPKGLAPTPRAEALALQLHHSLQDISSLIEPPQFSPSHAKSDFRLATTDYGTQVLLPSVVSRLRSEAPGVNLEIVPWQESLLNQLDQDNIDLAVCTVKAAPAAVHGRGVGDDQFVCVMSTNHPLAEVGLSLESYAKQPHALITMGGARKGAIDYLLEEKGLKRRIALRVPHFVAALALVAQSDLVLTVPFGLAHSCAKHYQLKIIPFPMQQNNFTYSVVWHERYMKDAGHMWLRQLVFEELTSTLKALKADFNC from the coding sequence GTGAATATATCCCGAGTGTCTGCTGCTGACCTTAACTTATTACCGGTTTTTCATGTGTTGTTAGAAGAGCGCAGTGTCACGCGTGCGGCGGGGCGATTGAACCTGACACAGTCAGCGATTAGCCGTAACCTTGCACGCTTAAGAGAACTGTTTAATGACCCTCTGTTTACACGCACGCCTAAAGGTTTGGCGCCTACGCCGCGAGCAGAAGCCCTCGCGTTACAATTACACCATTCGCTACAAGACATAAGCTCACTGATCGAGCCGCCGCAGTTTTCCCCTTCTCACGCGAAAAGTGACTTCCGGTTAGCGACGACCGATTATGGGACTCAGGTGTTACTCCCCTCTGTGGTAAGTCGGTTGAGAAGCGAAGCTCCCGGAGTAAATTTAGAGATTGTTCCATGGCAAGAAAGCTTATTGAACCAACTTGACCAAGACAATATTGATTTGGCTGTTTGTACTGTGAAAGCTGCGCCTGCAGCGGTTCATGGACGTGGTGTCGGCGATGATCAGTTCGTATGTGTTATGAGTACTAACCACCCTTTGGCAGAAGTTGGGCTGAGTCTTGAAAGTTATGCGAAGCAACCGCATGCGTTAATTACTATGGGCGGTGCCCGTAAAGGCGCTATAGACTACTTACTTGAAGAAAAAGGGCTAAAGCGGCGTATTGCATTAAGAGTGCCGCACTTTGTTGCTGCGCTGGCGCTGGTGGCTCAAAGTGATTTGGTATTAACCGTTCCTTTTGGCTTAGCGCACAGCTGCGCTAAGCATTACCAATTGAAAATCATCCCTTTTCCTATGCAACAAAATAATTTTACCTATTCTGTAGTGTGGCATGAGCGGTATATGAAAGACGCAGGGCACATGTGGTTACGTCAGCTAGTGTTTGAGGAGTTAACCAGTACTCTCAAAGCCTTAAAAGCTGACTTTAATTGTTAG
- a CDS encoding NADP-dependent oxidoreductase — MYIEVNREIQLVRRPSGIPVPEDFRIVTTPISVLKDGEVLIKNSWMSVDPYMRGRMLDRKSYIEPFALNETLSGGAVGQVMESSNPKFPVGSKVANMNGWREYFTTEGSDLQPLPETEIPDQAFLGVLGMPGMTAFTGLTKVARIKEGDTVFVSAASGAVGAIVCQIAKLKGCFVVGSVGSEEKAQYLKTELGIDAVVNYKTTENLQESISQACPQGIDVYFENVGGEHLEAVLNLMNDYGRIAVCGMIDQYNVTSPKAGPTNLSQIIIKKLTIQGFIIFDHWNEYPAFVTQMTQWIQQGKITAKETVYEGIEQATEAFIGLFTGKNIGKMLVKLS; from the coding sequence ATGTATATCGAAGTAAACCGTGAAATACAGCTCGTACGCCGCCCTTCAGGTATCCCTGTCCCGGAAGACTTTCGCATTGTAACGACACCTATCAGCGTTTTAAAAGACGGTGAAGTTCTTATTAAAAACTCGTGGATGTCTGTAGACCCCTACATGCGGGGTCGCATGCTAGATCGTAAAAGCTACATTGAACCCTTTGCTCTGAATGAAACTTTATCAGGCGGAGCCGTTGGGCAAGTGATGGAGTCCAGTAATCCTAAGTTTCCTGTGGGCAGTAAAGTCGCCAACATGAACGGATGGCGAGAATATTTCACAACAGAAGGCTCAGATTTACAGCCTTTGCCAGAAACAGAAATACCAGATCAGGCCTTTTTAGGCGTGCTTGGTATGCCTGGTATGACCGCCTTTACCGGACTCACTAAAGTTGCTCGTATTAAAGAGGGTGATACCGTGTTTGTTTCTGCCGCATCCGGTGCAGTCGGCGCCATCGTTTGCCAAATAGCCAAACTGAAAGGTTGTTTTGTTGTCGGTAGTGTTGGTTCAGAGGAAAAAGCTCAATACCTAAAGACCGAATTGGGTATCGACGCTGTTGTAAATTATAAAACCACGGAAAACTTACAAGAAAGTATTTCCCAAGCCTGTCCGCAGGGTATTGATGTCTACTTTGAAAATGTTGGCGGTGAACATTTAGAAGCGGTTCTTAATCTCATGAATGATTATGGCAGAATTGCTGTGTGCGGGATGATCGACCAGTACAACGTAACATCGCCGAAAGCAGGCCCAACCAATTTATCGCAGATAATTATTAAAAAGCTAACCATACAGGGGTTCATTATCTTTGATCACTGGAATGAATACCCCGCCTTTGTTACTCAAATGACACAGTGGATACAGCAAGGAAAGATCACTGCAAAAGAAACAGTATATGAAGGAATTGAACAAGCCACTGAGGCTTTTATCGGCCTATTTACCGGAAAAAACATAGGCAAAATGCTAGTAAAACTAAGTTAG
- a CDS encoding type 1 glutamine amidotransferase domain-containing protein, with translation MNILFVLTSHDTLGDTGEKTGFWIEEFAAPYYTFSDANANIILASPAGGLPPIDPKSELEDFQTDATRRFDQDSELQTKLANTIKLTDALANDYDAIFYPGGHGPMWDLTNNTASINLIESFLQQEKPVSAVCHAPSVLLNAKDVTGEALCKGKKVTGFSNTEEAAVGLTEIVPFLLEDELTKQGGLYSQGADWTPYVVEDGLLITGQNPASSTAVANAVLAKLS, from the coding sequence ATGAATATTCTTTTCGTACTTACTTCACATGACACACTAGGCGACACTGGCGAAAAAACAGGTTTTTGGATTGAAGAGTTTGCCGCCCCCTACTATACATTCTCTGATGCTAACGCCAATATTATACTGGCGTCTCCCGCGGGAGGCCTGCCTCCTATCGACCCGAAAAGTGAATTAGAAGACTTTCAAACAGATGCTACTCGCCGTTTCGATCAAGATAGCGAACTACAAACTAAGTTAGCTAACACTATCAAACTAACCGATGCTTTAGCTAATGACTACGATGCAATTTTTTACCCCGGTGGGCACGGCCCTATGTGGGACCTGACAAACAACACTGCATCCATCAACCTGATAGAAAGCTTTCTTCAGCAAGAAAAACCGGTTTCTGCCGTCTGCCATGCCCCCAGCGTATTGCTCAACGCCAAAGATGTAACAGGTGAAGCGCTTTGCAAAGGGAAAAAAGTTACAGGTTTTAGCAACACTGAAGAAGCAGCCGTTGGCTTAACCGAAATAGTGCCATTTTTACTGGAGGACGAGCTAACGAAGCAAGGCGGCCTCTATAGCCAAGGCGCTGACTGGACTCCCTATGTTGTTGAAGACGGTTTACTGATCACCGGTCAAAACCCAGCCTCCTCTACTGCCGTCGCCAACGCAGTGCTCGCTAAACTAAGCTAA